Proteins encoded within one genomic window of Lagenorhynchus albirostris chromosome 9, mLagAlb1.1, whole genome shotgun sequence:
- the LOC132525304 gene encoding cytochrome c oxidase assembly factor 4 homolog, mitochondrial yields MSAQGHTWSRQVKKEDEEEDPLDQLISRSGCAASHYAVQECMAQHQDWRQCQPQVQAFRDCMSEQQARRREELQRKKEQSSAHR; encoded by the coding sequence atgtcAGCTCAAGGCCATACCTGGTCCCGACAGGtgaagaaagaagatgaagaagaggaCCCACTGGACCAGCTGATCTCCCGCTCTGGctgtgctgcttcccactatgCAGTGCAGGAGTGCATGGCCCAGCACCAGGACTGGCGACAGTGCCAGCCACAGGTGCAGGCCTTTAGGGACTGCATGAGTGAACAGCAGGCGAGGCGACGGGAGGAgctgcagaggaagaaagagcaaAGCAGTGCCCACCGCTGA